Genomic window (Aquimarina sp. BL5):
AAGGAGAGCCGGTTACAGGGCCTAGTCACGAGAGAGGAGTGATTTTTCAGAATTACTCACTATTACCTTGGTTGAATGTTCGTAATAATGTAGGTATGGCAGTGAAGGAGGCATTTAAGAAAATGTCCAAAAAAAATAGAAGTAAACGTGTAGAGGATTATGTCGAGATGGTAAATCTTTCGCCTGCTATTGGTAAATTACCTAAAGAACTTTCAGGAGGTATGCGACAACGCGTATCTGTTACTAGAGCTTTATCAATGAGTCCTGATGTGATTTTGATGGATGAGCCGCTGAGTGCATTAGATGCTTTAACTAGAGGGAACTTACAAGAGGAAATTCTTAATATCTGGAACAAGGATAAGAAGACGGCCTTATTGATTACTAATGATGTTGATGAAGGGATTTTAATGGCAGATCGGATCATTCCATTGAAGCCTGGTCCGAAAGCTACACTTGGACCTGAGTATAAAATCAATCTGGAGCGGCCCAGAGATAAAGCAGCGCTTAATCATAATGAAGACTATAAGCAACTCCGTAATGGTATTATGGAATATCTTATTCAAATAGGAGAGCAAAGAGCTTCTAAAAAACAAAGCAATTACGTGTTGCCTGATATCAAACCCAGAGTTAAAGTTACACCTTTTGGGAGAATGAGTTTTAGCTAAAACATAGTAAAATGGAAACATTGAAAGAATTAAAAGAGGTAAGAAGAATACATAATGGATTGTTTGAGGATAAGTATATGTTAGATATTTCTCAGTTGACTAAAATCTATCCAACACCTAAAGGAGATTATGTAGTTTTAGACGATCTTGATTTAAAAGTAAAACATGAAGAGTTTATCTCTATTATTGGTCACTCAGGTTGTGGTAAATCTACATTGCTCACTATGATTGCTGGACTTAATCCTATTTCTAGAGGAACAATTGTAGCGGATAATCAAACAATTAGAGGTCCTGGGCCTGATCGAGGAGTTATATTCCAGTCTCCTAGTTTGTTGCCCTGGATGACCGCATATGATAATGTGATGTTGGGTGTTAAACAGGTATTTGGACACGGAACGAAAAAAGATAGAGATGATATTGTGAAATATTATCTATCAAAAGTAGGTTTGGAAGATGCCATGTATAAGAAGGCAAAGGAATTGTCTCAAGGGATGCAACAACGTGTTGGAATTGCTAGAGCATTTGCACTGAAGCCAAAGGTATTGTTATTAGATGAGCCATTCGGAATGTTAGATTCTCTTACGAGAGGAGAATTGCAAGATGTGTTGATAGAGGTTTGGAATCAAGAAAAAATTACTGCTATCATGATTACTCACGACGTTGACGAGTCTATTTTTCTAGCAGATAGGGTGATTATGATGACAAGTGGGCCAAGAGCAAAAGTTGGAGATATACTGGAAATCGATTTTGAACGACCTCGTTTAAGAAAAGATGTTTTGGAGCATCCCGACTATTATAAATACAGGGAACATTTGATAAATTTTCTTGAGCATTAGAATTTTGTAAAGGAAATATTCAATTCTTAGTATACACCTTATATTGTTGTTTAGGTATAAATGACAGTATAAGGTGTTTCTGTTTATCGGTTTTTGTTAATACTGCTTAAACACGGTTTATGCATTAAAAAATCTATTATATCTGGGAACTACTTCAAATACAATCGCCTTTGCTTAGTTTTTTAATGTAACCATAGCGATGCTATGCTAAAATTAAGAAAACTGTTGTATTTATTGTATCTCCCAGCTTCATTACGAGGTTCTAATGCATAAATAGGGTTAAATAAGACTGTTTTATAACTATTAAACTTACTAAATATTAAAATTTCGCTAATTCAAATTGCAAAAAAAATAATTTAACTAAACGTTTTTTTGTTAAAATGTAATAATTTAGTATGAACCTCTAATTTTTTAGGGGTCATTTGCTTTTTTATGTGTTTTATGTATAGATTTGTATCGTTTTTATAGGGTTACTTTATGATAAATTACATTTTTTGATGAAATAACCCTATAAAAATTAGGGATAGTTGTTTAGAGAAAGAATTTTTTAAAAAAAGGAGTATGAATATAGAAGAGTTGATAATGGTATCAATTACAGAATTTTTAGATGTTGAGGTACACCGGGATACCGGAAATCTTGATTTCTCTTCCAAAATAGAAATCGTAAAAAAGCGTATTACCAATAAAGTCAAAAATAGCCCTGATGCTTATGGTATGGTTAACGGTGTAGAAGGATATGAGTATGAAATGTTTTTTAGTAGTAATCCTAATGACATGATTAAAATTGATGGATGGATACCTATTGATACTAGTAGGATTGAAAAAGCTGATAAAATAGACGAATATATAGAAATTGGATTGCTTAGGAGGATAGGAAGCTCTTTAAGCTAACAAACATTAGTTATTGGTTTTGTTAAGAGTATGTTTTGCTAAGTCAATTTCATAATTAGATAAGTATTAACCCAAAAATAACACGAACAATGAAAGTAAATGAATTAATTACCGAAGCTATTACAGAGTTTTTAGAAGTAGAAGTAAGCAGAGATACAGGTAATCTGAATTTTGCATCTAAAATAGAAATCGTAAAAAAACGTATTACTAATAAAGTCAAAAATAGTCCAGAGTCATATGGAGTAAATAATAATTCGGATGCGTATGAGTATGAAATGTTTTTTAGTAGCAATCCTAATGACATGATTAAAATTGATGGATGGATACCAATTGATACTGGGAAAATTAAAAAAGCTGATAAAATAAAAGAGTATATAGAAATCGGTTTATTGAGAAAAATTGAAAAAGCAGCCTAGACTGTAACGTTATAGTTCATAAATTTTTCCAAAAAGGAACAAGTTATAAGCTCTGTTTGTTGAATATTGGTATATTTAGTCTAATATTTGAACAAGCAGAGCTTGTTTCTTTAGGTATGGTTTTTTTAAACTCAATTAGATAATAAATTATGCATTTTTATAAAGAAACTACTTTTGCTTATTTGATAGTAAAGTGTTTACATTAGTGTTTATGAAAACATATAGGGTTTTATCCTAAATAATTTAGTGTTTGAAACCTTAAAGACTAGTAGCTTTAAGTGTTTCTTGTGTTGCCGGTTACGAGAAGTCGTAACCGGCTTTTTTTAGAGTGCTTTTTTTTACTAGAGGTATTATCGAAATAATACAGGCTATGGGGATGATGATGTATATCCAGTAAGGAATAGGAAAGGGATCTCCTTTTGCATAAGAATGTAATCCTGATAAGTAATAGTTTACTCCAAAAAAAGTCATAATGAGGCTTCCTAAAGCGAATAAACTACACACATTGTAAATATATAGGTAGTTTTTGGGAATTATAATTCTTATGTGAAGTACAAAGGAATAGATGATAATACTTATCAAAGCCCAAGTCTCTTTAGGGTCCCAACCCCAATATCTTCCCCAGGATTCATTTGCCCAAATACCTCCCAGAAAGGTCCCGATAGTTAGCATATATAGGCCAATTGTACTGGTGATTTGATTGATATTAGTAAGTTTTTTTATTGTATTTTCTGTCTCTGTATACTTAGAAAAGGAATTAATGCACATTAGTAATAGCGAAATTAATGAAAGAAGAGATCCTAAGGCTAAAAAACCATAGCTGCCAGTTATGATCGCTACGTGAATTAATAACCAGTATGATTTTAGCACAGGAACTAAATTAGTAATCTCTGGATTCATTAGGCTTCCGTGAGCAATGCCAATCAAACAGATAGCTAATATTGATGAGGCAGCAGGGGCAAACGAGCTTTTTTTGTGAAAAATGAGCCCTGCAAACATTCCTATCCACGCGATAAATATACTTGCTTCGTAACCATTACTCCATGGCGCATGTCCCGAAATGTACCATCGCAATATAATGCCAAAGCCTTGTAAGATGAATAGAATGAATATCAAAAAGAGGGTGCCGTCAATGACTTTTTTTAAAGGATTGTTGTTTGGCTTAAATGTTATTAGGAAACTAAGGAGTACTAATAATATTCCTAGACACGTATATCCGATTAGGCACCACAAAAATATTGGATTGTTGTTAAACCATATCTCTAAACTTACTTTTGTGTCCGATAAGATCACCGTTGCTCCTTGATTTTTCTGGAAGCTTTTAATTAACTCAATAGTTTCATCTGATTTTTGCCAATCTCCATTTTTAGTTCCAATGGTAAGGTTTGTAAAGTAGGTAGGTATGATTTTTGAATAAAAAAGTTGATCATCTTCATTGAATGTTACTTCTTTATCTATTGGCGCATACCATTTCAAAGATGCATCATCTTTTTTAGGAAAAATCTTAAGAAATTGTCCATTAAAGATCCCCCAAATAATATTGATGCGTTCATCGATTTTAATAACATCTTTGTCAAAAACTGAACGTTTTCCCGGAGCTTTTGC
Coding sequences:
- a CDS encoding ABC transporter ATP-binding protein, yielding MAYIELRNVSKSFGTGKDRTQVLSNINLEIEEGEFVAIVGFTGSGKTTLINLISGLLMPDEGQVLFKGEPVTGPSHERGVIFQNYSLLPWLNVRNNVGMAVKEAFKKMSKKNRSKRVEDYVEMVNLSPAIGKLPKELSGGMRQRVSVTRALSMSPDVILMDEPLSALDALTRGNLQEEILNIWNKDKKTALLITNDVDEGILMADRIIPLKPGPKATLGPEYKINLERPRDKAALNHNEDYKQLRNGIMEYLIQIGEQRASKKQSNYVLPDIKPRVKVTPFGRMSFS
- a CDS encoding ABC transporter ATP-binding protein; the protein is METLKELKEVRRIHNGLFEDKYMLDISQLTKIYPTPKGDYVVLDDLDLKVKHEEFISIIGHSGCGKSTLLTMIAGLNPISRGTIVADNQTIRGPGPDRGVIFQSPSLLPWMTAYDNVMLGVKQVFGHGTKKDRDDIVKYYLSKVGLEDAMYKKAKELSQGMQQRVGIARAFALKPKVLLLDEPFGMLDSLTRGELQDVLIEVWNQEKITAIMITHDVDESIFLADRVIMMTSGPRAKVGDILEIDFERPRLRKDVLEHPDYYKYREHLINFLEH
- a CDS encoding cytochrome c biogenesis protein is translated as MKKNILFRVLSLLLLFANQVQAQQLHHLEPYELISRQLIDITHAKKFATVQVQDFQGRIKPISTLSLELIRKIHGKSSFSYIDKENKKQKLTPTQIFLGMQYKPDSWQLIEFIKIEKKTINSLKELIDINTLGHTSASQFFDFQGNYKLESLVNKAYAKAPGKRSVFDKDVIKIDERINIIWGIFNGQFLKIFPKKDDASLKWYAPIDKEVTFNEDDQLFYSKIIPTYFTNLTIGTKNGDWQKSDETIELIKSFQKNQGATVILSDTKVSLEIWFNNNPIFLWCLIGYTCLGILLVLLSFLITFKPNNNPLKKVIDGTLFLIFILFILQGFGIILRWYISGHAPWSNGYEASIFIAWIGMFAGLIFHKKSSFAPAASSILAICLIGIAHGSLMNPEITNLVPVLKSYWLLIHVAIITGSYGFLALGSLLSLISLLLMCINSFSKYTETENTIKKLTNINQITSTIGLYMLTIGTFLGGIWANESWGRYWGWDPKETWALISIIIYSFVLHIRIIIPKNYLYIYNVCSLFALGSLIMTFFGVNYYLSGLHSYAKGDPFPIPYWIYIIIPIACIISIIPLVKKSTLKKAGYDFS